From one Acidobacteriota bacterium genomic stretch:
- a CDS encoding choice-of-anchor D domain-containing protein yields MGHRLFRKPAAVCTRLLALMLPLMATSADAQTSGLNAPWQPLGPAQVVTASYGKVTGRVSAIAIDPADVTGNTLYIGTTGGGVWKSTNARSAAAAVSFAPLTDTLAVFSLNAGATAVPALSIGAVTAQNNVVLAGTGDPNNAADSFYGEGILRSADGGLTWTLITRSLDGVTGNHSFAGLAFSGFAWSTTSPGTVVAAVSQAAEGAAVGAVTASSVMGLFYSTDYGATWQMSTVMDGAQIVQRPLSGTGHSGNAATAVVWNPVRRRFYAALRYHGYYESADGLTWTRLAQQPGVGLTTAACPANTDLTGSTACPIFRGALAVEPVSGDTYALTVDAGNRDQGLWRDACAASGGVCAGTVAFAQRLGGTSLETGGGSTVVAQGDYNLSLAAVTQGAGASADTLVFAGTIDLYRCGLASGCAAMRNTTNALNGCAAPAQVAPAQHALAALATGAQPVLFTGNDGGLWRSSDGVNQQATPCSADDAAHFENLNSGLGSLAEVQSLAQHPTDAATLLAGMGANGTAATTVAAGNNATPWTQLAAGEGGNVAIDPANPALWYITTAAGVSVHRCANGASCTTADFAGAPTIGPVQVARDVTQIQTPWLLDPAMTSNIVLGTCRVWRGPGVDGALWSSSNAISAMLAGSQSPACVAANGTVRSLAAGGANASAANAQNAGSQVIYAGMAGAATGGVAAGGHVFVTQAANTATSTSAWSDLYSSPVITNGVTSAFNASGYDVSSIFVDPHDATGRTVYVTIKGFNAASVYRSLNAGASWTNITRNLPNAPANGIAVDPNDANTVYVAMDAGVFATTQVAACATANCWSVYGTGLPNAPAVQLAASAAMPTGDGRTGELRVATYGRGVWQIPLLTASGAAQPAMTLSPPSLSFASQQVSTASAAQIITLTNSGSAALSVSQLAISQTPLPLGPQAEFTSTDTCVGASIAVGQSCTISVRFVPAASGTRAATMIIYANVAGGQATVPLSGTATAAGVVVLTPTSLAFPQTAVNATSAAENITVSNTGGAAVALGSPASSGDFAIAANTCAATLAPNTGCTVAIAFAPTASGARTGSFTITGGGDVLTAALSGTAVLPATDALSPPSLTFGAQALGTGSAAQQVTLTNNGDVALTLISAQATGDFTAANACGNSLAAHATCAVSVVFQPKSLGAAAGTLIVADQYRTQTVALSGVGVAPAGVSLSPLFGLTFPATGVALSSAPQTVTLTNSGGVALAINTLAVSGDFSVVPGSNTCGSALAVGASCSLQIAFTPTAGGTRTGALTISDNAPGAPQTLTLAGAGVDFRLAANGAASATISSGQSAAFPLLFTSGPAVAGQSVALACAGAPLNSTCRVVPQTLAVDGNTTTVAVTVLTGTTSATVRPDGRFGGRQILWAALLMPVGLFAARRRKILPALVACLLLMASGCGAGRLIPAASNPGAGGGGAATPAGSYNITVTATGAGLARSVGLTLIVQ; encoded by the coding sequence ATGGGCCATCGTCTCTTTCGAAAACCCGCCGCCGTCTGCACGCGATTGCTCGCGCTGATGCTGCCGTTGATGGCAACGTCTGCGGATGCGCAGACGAGCGGGCTGAATGCGCCGTGGCAGCCGCTTGGTCCCGCGCAGGTGGTCACGGCATCCTACGGCAAGGTGACGGGGCGGGTGAGCGCGATTGCTATCGATCCCGCGGATGTGACCGGAAACACTCTCTATATCGGTACAACGGGCGGCGGCGTGTGGAAGTCGACGAACGCGCGAAGCGCCGCGGCCGCGGTGAGCTTTGCTCCGCTTACGGACACGCTTGCGGTCTTCAGCCTGAACGCGGGTGCGACGGCGGTGCCTGCGCTCTCGATTGGTGCGGTGACGGCGCAGAACAACGTGGTGCTGGCGGGCACGGGCGACCCCAACAATGCGGCCGACTCCTTTTATGGAGAAGGCATTCTGCGCTCCGCCGACGGAGGTCTGACGTGGACGCTGATCACCAGGTCGCTCGACGGAGTGACCGGCAACCATAGTTTTGCGGGGCTTGCCTTCAGCGGCTTTGCGTGGAGCACAACGTCGCCGGGCACGGTGGTGGCCGCGGTGTCGCAGGCGGCTGAGGGCGCGGCGGTGGGCGCCGTGACGGCGAGCAGCGTGATGGGACTGTTCTACTCCACCGACTACGGCGCGACGTGGCAGATGAGCACGGTGATGGATGGCGCGCAGATCGTGCAGCGTCCGCTGAGCGGCACAGGGCACAGCGGCAATGCGGCGACGGCGGTCGTGTGGAACCCGGTGCGCAGACGCTTCTATGCCGCGCTGCGTTATCACGGCTACTACGAGTCGGCCGACGGCTTGACCTGGACGCGCCTGGCGCAGCAGCCGGGCGTGGGACTGACAACGGCGGCATGTCCCGCGAACACTGACCTTACGGGCTCGACCGCGTGTCCGATCTTTCGCGGCGCGCTTGCGGTGGAGCCGGTGAGCGGCGACACCTATGCGTTGACGGTCGATGCAGGCAATCGCGACCAGGGCTTGTGGCGCGATGCCTGTGCCGCGTCCGGCGGCGTGTGCGCGGGTACAGTCGCGTTCGCGCAGCGGCTCGGCGGCACTTCGCTTGAAACAGGTGGAGGAAGCACAGTTGTCGCACAGGGAGACTATAATCTCTCGCTTGCGGCGGTGACGCAGGGCGCGGGAGCGAGCGCGGACACGCTTGTCTTCGCTGGAACGATTGACCTCTATCGCTGCGGGCTGGCTTCGGGTTGCGCCGCGATGCGCAACACCACCAACGCGCTGAACGGGTGCGCCGCGCCCGCGCAGGTGGCCCCGGCGCAGCACGCGCTGGCGGCGTTGGCGACGGGTGCGCAACCCGTGCTCTTTACCGGCAACGATGGCGGGCTGTGGCGGTCGAGCGATGGCGTGAACCAGCAGGCGACTCCGTGTTCGGCCGACGATGCGGCGCACTTTGAAAATCTCAACAGCGGCCTGGGGTCATTGGCCGAGGTGCAGAGCCTCGCGCAGCACCCGACCGATGCCGCAACGCTGCTTGCGGGTATGGGTGCCAACGGCACGGCAGCGACGACGGTTGCAGCAGGCAACAACGCGACGCCGTGGACGCAGCTTGCGGCGGGCGAGGGCGGCAACGTCGCCATCGATCCCGCGAACCCCGCGCTGTGGTACATCACGACCGCCGCGGGAGTGAGCGTTCACCGCTGCGCCAATGGCGCTTCATGCACGACGGCAGACTTTGCGGGCGCGCCGACGATCGGTCCCGTGCAGGTCGCACGCGATGTGACGCAGATACAGACGCCGTGGCTGCTCGATCCGGCGATGACGTCGAACATCGTGCTTGGAACATGCCGCGTGTGGCGCGGGCCGGGCGTCGACGGCGCGCTGTGGAGCAGCAGCAATGCGATCAGCGCGATGCTGGCAGGGTCGCAGTCGCCTGCATGCGTCGCGGCGAACGGAACGGTACGTTCGCTGGCAGCGGGAGGCGCAAACGCAAGCGCCGCCAACGCGCAGAATGCAGGCTCGCAGGTGATCTATGCGGGCATGGCGGGAGCAGCGACGGGCGGCGTGGCGGCAGGTGGCCATGTGTTTGTCACACAGGCAGCGAATACGGCAACGAGCACGAGCGCGTGGAGCGACCTCTATAGCTCGCCGGTGATTACCAACGGCGTTACGAGCGCGTTCAATGCTTCGGGCTACGATGTGTCGTCGATCTTCGTGGACCCGCACGACGCGACGGGACGCACGGTGTATGTGACGATCAAGGGCTTCAACGCAGCGAGCGTCTATCGCTCTCTCAACGCGGGGGCGAGCTGGACGAACATCACGCGCAACCTCCCCAACGCTCCGGCGAACGGCATCGCCGTTGACCCGAACGACGCCAACACGGTGTACGTGGCGATGGACGCAGGCGTCTTCGCGACGACGCAGGTGGCGGCGTGCGCGACGGCGAACTGCTGGAGCGTGTATGGAACGGGGCTGCCAAACGCTCCGGCTGTGCAGCTTGCCGCTTCGGCTGCGATGCCGACCGGCGATGGACGCACGGGCGAGCTGCGCGTGGCAACGTATGGCCGCGGCGTGTGGCAGATACCGCTGCTTACTGCATCGGGCGCGGCGCAGCCTGCGATGACACTGTCGCCGCCGTCGCTGAGCTTCGCGAGCCAGCAGGTCTCGACGGCGAGCGCAGCGCAAATCATCACGCTCACCAACAGCGGCTCGGCGGCGCTGAGCGTCAGCCAATTGGCTATCTCGCAGACGCCACTGCCGCTGGGGCCGCAGGCGGAGTTCACCTCGACGGACACATGCGTGGGAGCGAGCATCGCCGTGGGGCAGAGCTGCACGATCAGCGTCCGCTTCGTGCCCGCCGCATCCGGCACGCGCGCGGCGACGATGATCATCTACGCCAACGTCGCCGGAGGACAGGCCACCGTCCCACTCTCTGGCACGGCGACAGCGGCGGGCGTTGTGGTGCTTACTCCCACGTCGCTTGCGTTTCCGCAGACGGCGGTGAATGCGACGAGCGCGGCAGAGAACATCACCGTCTCGAACACTGGCGGCGCTGCGGTGGCGCTTGGATCGCCAGCGTCGAGTGGCGACTTCGCGATTGCAGCGAACACCTGCGCGGCGACGCTTGCGCCGAACACTGGATGCACGGTCGCAATTGCGTTTGCGCCGACGGCATCGGGCGCGCGCACCGGCAGCTTCACCATCACCGGCGGAGGCGATGTGCTGACAGCCGCGCTCAGCGGAACGGCGGTGCTGCCCGCAACCGACGCGCTCTCGCCGCCGTCGCTCACCTTTGGCGCACAGGCGCTGGGTACAGGCAGCGCGGCGCAGCAGGTGACGCTGACCAACAACGGCGACGTTGCGCTGACGCTGATCTCTGCGCAGGCGACGGGCGACTTCACGGCGGCAAACGCCTGCGGCAACTCGCTGGCCGCTCATGCGACGTGCGCGGTCAGCGTGGTCTTTCAGCCGAAATCGCTGGGCGCGGCGGCGGGCACGCTGATCGTCGCCGACCAATACCGCACGCAGACGGTCGCGCTCAGCGGCGTGGGCGTTGCGCCGGCGGGCGTCTCGCTGTCGCCTCTGTTCGGGCTTACGTTTCCGGCGACCGGAGTGGCGTTAAGCTCCGCGCCGCAGACGGTCACGCTCACCAACAGCGGCGGTGTTGCGCTGGCGATCAACACACTGGCGGTGAGCGGCGACTTCAGCGTCGTGCCGGGCTCGAACACCTGCGGCAGCGCGCTGGCCGTGGGAGCGTCATGCAGCTTGCAGATTGCCTTTACACCAACTGCGGGAGGAACGCGCACGGGCGCATTGACCATCAGCGACAACGCGCCGGGCGCGCCGCAGACGCTTACGCTTGCGGGAGCGGGTGTGGACTTCAGACTGGCCGCGAACGGCGCGGCGTCGGCGACGATATCGAGCGGGCAGAGCGCGGCGTTCCCTCTGCTGTTTACCTCGGGCCCCGCCGTTGCGGGGCAGTCAGTGGCGCTGGCATGTGCGGGCGCGCCGCTCAACTCGACATGCAGAGTGGTGCCGCAAACGCTTGCGGTCGATGGCAACACAACCACGGTCGCAGTGACGGTTCTGACCGGAACAACCAGCGCGACAGTACGTCCCGACGGACGCTTTGGCGGTCGGCAGATCCTCTGGGCAGCATTGCTGATGCCTGTGGGCCTGTTTGCGGCGCGCAGAAGAAAGATCCTTCCCGCGCTGGTGGCCTGTCTGCTGCTGATGGCTTCGGGGTGCGGCGCGGGCCGGCTGATTCCCGCAGCCTCGAACCCGGGCGCGGGGGGTGGAGGCGCGGCGACTCCTGCGGGCAGCTACAACATCACTGTTACGGCGACGGGGGCGGGGCTGGCGCGGAGCGTCGGTCTTACGCTGATTGTGCAGTAG
- a CDS encoding sigma-70 family RNA polymerase sigma factor — translation MRLLPWKRAATEGAVQTPAFEDLALPLLPSLYNVASWLCRNPAEAEDLVQETFLKGLRGFAGFEAGTNFRSWIFRILRNTFLTSRAGLAARRTVALDDELNEQDDSGPAAYPEAVIDRQSPEVNLLRMSDRAAVEAAMEQLPPQLLEVVLLCDVEEMKYKEIAAVLDVPIGTVMSRISRARQQLRESLNTYRPAVRGTGA, via the coding sequence ATGCGGTTGTTGCCCTGGAAACGCGCGGCTACAGAAGGTGCGGTTCAAACGCCTGCGTTTGAGGACCTCGCGCTGCCGCTGCTGCCTTCGCTCTATAACGTGGCCTCGTGGCTTTGCCGCAATCCAGCCGAGGCGGAGGACCTGGTGCAGGAGACGTTTCTCAAAGGCCTGCGCGGCTTTGCCGGTTTTGAAGCAGGCACAAACTTTCGCTCCTGGATCTTCCGCATCCTGCGCAACACCTTTCTTACATCACGTGCGGGACTCGCGGCGCGAAGAACAGTAGCGCTGGACGATGAGCTGAACGAGCAGGACGACTCCGGCCCCGCTGCGTATCCCGAGGCTGTGATCGACAGGCAGTCGCCCGAAGTAAACCTGTTGCGTATGTCCGACCGTGCCGCCGTCGAAGCGGCAATGGAGCAGCTTCCGCCGCAACTGCTGGAGGTCGTTCTGCTGTGCGACGTCGAAGAGATGAAGTACAAGGAGATCGCTGCCGTACTCGACGTTCCCATTGGCACAGTGATGTCGCGCATCTCGCGCGCGCGGCAGCAACTGCGTGAATCGCTCAACACCTATCGTCCGGCAGTCAGGGGGACCGGCGCATGA
- a CDS encoding tetratricopeptide repeat protein, with protein MRCCPSFLRGATRTRALTSLLAASLSVIPAHAVVPLPGSQDTAQRIARYQTTIANAADLKLTETQLGNLWAKMASAYQDLAQFTEAETAYTHALGLFERGHALESYAVTLGDLGSLYGMTGQLDAQENCRKRSLAIFEKLGEPLQIARAQAWLADGYLLMGKNKLAERYSAQAVHAMATLPDATDESRASAMVTFVYASCQNSHCGEGLRAAKLAMQIVGKNFDADSFASGQTHMALGFAEDRTGDRVDAEQDLREGLRVLRLDLPAGHPLLTNALTLYRDFLRENHRDAEAKRIGDEIEHRNGSAQTVSVYGLRRP; from the coding sequence ATGCGATGCTGCCCCTCCTTCCTGCGCGGAGCGACGCGCACACGCGCCCTGACGTCGCTGCTTGCCGCATCCTTGTCTGTAATCCCGGCACATGCCGTTGTCCCGCTCCCCGGGTCGCAGGACACAGCGCAGCGTATCGCCCGCTATCAAACGACAATCGCTAACGCAGCCGATCTGAAGCTGACCGAGACCCAGCTTGGCAATCTGTGGGCAAAGATGGCCTCCGCCTATCAGGACCTTGCGCAGTTCACTGAAGCCGAGACCGCCTACACGCACGCTCTTGGCCTGTTCGAGCGCGGCCATGCGCTGGAGAGTTATGCCGTAACGCTGGGCGACCTGGGCTCTCTGTATGGAATGACCGGGCAACTCGATGCACAGGAGAACTGCCGCAAGCGTTCGCTGGCCATCTTCGAAAAACTCGGCGAGCCCCTGCAGATTGCGCGGGCGCAGGCATGGCTTGCCGATGGATACCTCCTCATGGGCAAGAACAAGCTGGCGGAGCGCTACTCAGCGCAGGCGGTCCACGCCATGGCAACGTTGCCCGATGCGACCGACGAGAGCCGAGCGTCGGCGATGGTGACGTTCGTCTATGCCTCGTGCCAGAACAGTCACTGCGGCGAAGGCCTGCGCGCCGCAAAGCTGGCAATGCAGATCGTCGGCAAAAACTTCGATGCCGACTCGTTCGCTTCGGGCCAGACGCACATGGCGCTCGGCTTTGCGGAAGACCGCACCGGCGACCGCGTCGATGCAGAGCAGGACCTGCGCGAAGGCCTGCGTGTCCTTCGCCTCGACCTACCCGCAGGCCACCCTCTTCTGACAAACGCCTTGACGCTCTACCGCGACTTTCTGAGGGAGAATCATCGTGATGCCGAAGCAAAGCGCATCGGCGATGAGATCGAGCATCGCAACGGCTCCGCCCAGACGGTAAGCGTCTACGGCCTGCGCCGGCCATAG
- a CDS encoding SDR family oxidoreductase: MASYLITGGAGFIGSHLAHTLVERGETVRVLDNFETGLEKNLAPIRDRIDLRNADLIDADAVRSACEGMDYVLHQGALPSVPRSVKQPRPSHETNIGGTFNLLEGARLAGVKRVAYAASSSAYGNQPGFPRVETMSPQPLSPYAVQKLTGELYMQAYWRVYGLETVCLRYFNIFGARQVPDSPYSGVMARFILMMMRGERPTIFGDGEQGRDFTHIDNVVRANLLALDAPATSVAGRVFNIACGQRHTLNETFGLLATLLDFRHPPIYGPEREGDVRDSLADISAARDGLGYVPHVGFEEGLRRTVAWYGDEFAGSSGPDIE, encoded by the coding sequence TTGGCCAGCTATCTGATTACCGGCGGCGCGGGATTCATCGGGTCGCATCTTGCTCATACGCTCGTCGAGCGCGGCGAAACCGTTCGCGTCCTCGACAACTTCGAGACCGGCCTCGAAAAGAATCTCGCCCCCATCCGCGACCGCATCGATCTTCGCAACGCGGACCTGATCGATGCCGACGCCGTGCGCAGCGCCTGCGAGGGCATGGACTACGTGCTGCACCAGGGCGCGCTGCCCAGCGTCCCGCGCAGTGTCAAGCAGCCGCGTCCCAGCCACGAGACCAACATCGGCGGCACCTTCAATCTGCTGGAAGGCGCGCGTCTGGCCGGGGTCAAGCGCGTCGCCTATGCGGCGTCCTCGTCGGCATACGGGAACCAGCCGGGGTTTCCCCGCGTAGAGACCATGAGTCCGCAGCCGCTGTCGCCGTATGCGGTGCAAAAGCTGACGGGCGAGCTTTACATGCAGGCCTACTGGAGGGTCTATGGCCTGGAGACGGTGTGCCTGCGCTACTTCAACATCTTCGGCGCGCGTCAGGTCCCCGACTCGCCCTACTCCGGCGTCATGGCACGGTTCATCCTGATGATGATGCGCGGCGAGCGGCCCACGATCTTCGGCGATGGCGAGCAGGGCCGCGACTTCACCCATATCGACAATGTGGTGCGGGCCAACCTGCTTGCGCTCGATGCCCCCGCAACTTCTGTAGCCGGTCGCGTGTTCAATATCGCATGCGGTCAACGGCATACGCTGAACGAAACCTTCGGGTTGCTAGCAACCTTACTCGATTTCAGGCATCCACCTATATACGGACCCGAGCGCGAGGGCGATGTTCGTGATTCGCTTGCGGATATCTCGGCCGCCCGGGATGGCCTGGGCTATGTGCCTCACGTAGGCTTTGAAGAAGGCCTGCGCCGCACCGTAGCCTGGTACGGGGACGAATTCGCTGGGTCGTCAGGACCGGACATAGAGTAA
- a CDS encoding anti-sigma factor produces the protein MTEHLSAATLSALADGELSSAQMASVNEHLAACPPCTSNALAQALLKTTVARTGQRYTAPPGLKERLAGMAKQERERSEEARRATETRSSDKGRWGTLGWGAAAAVLFLAIGAGVWQRSALLSSQTVSEVCDQHIATLAANAPPQVISSDRHTVKPWFQGKLPFSFNLPENLPADTTLDGANLTYLHNRPVAQLLYSLGKHRVSVFVQQRSSAIPLKGLRAERSGFHVDGFVTGDLEAVAVSDADQARLADLVSRIRSVQTK, from the coding sequence ATGACCGAGCATCTGAGTGCGGCAACCCTAAGCGCGCTGGCCGACGGCGAGCTCTCTTCCGCGCAAATGGCCAGCGTCAACGAGCACCTTGCCGCGTGCCCGCCCTGCACCTCAAACGCGCTGGCACAGGCATTGCTGAAGACCACGGTCGCAAGAACGGGCCAGCGCTACACCGCCCCGCCCGGCCTCAAGGAGCGGCTTGCCGGCATGGCAAAGCAGGAGCGTGAACGATCTGAAGAAGCCCGTCGCGCGACGGAGACAAGGTCGTCCGATAAAGGCCGGTGGGGAACGTTAGGTTGGGGCGCAGCTGCCGCTGTGCTCTTTCTCGCCATCGGTGCCGGTGTCTGGCAGCGGTCAGCTCTTCTGTCGTCGCAGACCGTAAGCGAGGTATGCGACCAGCACATCGCCACACTCGCAGCCAATGCGCCGCCGCAGGTGATCTCGTCTGACAGGCATACCGTCAAACCGTGGTTCCAGGGCAAGCTGCCGTTCAGCTTCAATCTTCCGGAGAACCTTCCGGCGGATACAACGCTGGACGGAGCCAACCTGACCTACCTGCATAATCGCCCGGTGGCGCAGCTTCTCTATAGCCTCGGCAAGCATCGCGTCTCGGTCTTCGTTCAGCAGCGATCCTCTGCAATTCCATTGAAGGGCTTGCGCGCCGAGCGCTCCGGCTTTCACGTGGACGGCTTCGTCACTGGCGACCTCGAAGCCGTCGCCGTCAGCGACGCCGATCAGGCAAGGCTCGCCGATCTGGTGAGCAGGATTCGATCGGTGCAGACGAAGTAA
- a CDS encoding nucleotide sugar dehydrogenase, which yields MAAWLEAVDRRTAKVGIIGLGYVGLPLTLLFSEEKFRVTGFDIDTTKVESLNDGRSYIHRIETGHIRAAQKSGFRATSGFAEIAQMDAILICVPTPLKDDHAPDMSYVTSTIEAIAPHLRNGQLVVLESTTYPGTTEEIIVETINRHGRARGVRVLRSGPVAVGASRASTALDGVMVAFSPEREDPGNMITPRREIPKVIGGVDARATAAAAALYGSVFARTVEVSTPAAAEMTKLLENIYRSVNIALVNEMKQLCLKMGIDIWEVIEAAGTKPFGFQAFYPGPGVGGHCIPVDPFYLNWKAKQFGFQAKFIELAGAVNEAMPQFVIETTARALKRKGIPLKGAKVLVLGVAYKRDVDDLRESPALEIIEMLRHQGAEVAYNDPFFEKVGHGRHYALDMRSTPLDKVGEFDCVLVHTDHSLYDFAEIVEQANLVIDTRNATRAIDSSKIVHC from the coding sequence ATGGCAGCCTGGCTGGAGGCCGTCGACCGTCGCACCGCAAAGGTTGGCATCATCGGGCTGGGCTACGTGGGCCTGCCGCTTACGCTGCTCTTCAGCGAAGAGAAGTTTCGCGTCACCGGCTTCGACATCGACACAACGAAGGTGGAGAGCCTGAACGACGGCCGCTCCTACATCCACCGCATCGAGACGGGCCACATCCGCGCGGCGCAGAAGTCCGGCTTCCGCGCCACCTCCGGCTTCGCAGAGATCGCTCAGATGGACGCCATCCTGATCTGCGTTCCGACCCCGCTCAAGGATGACCACGCGCCCGACATGAGCTACGTCACCTCGACCATCGAGGCGATCGCGCCGCACCTGCGCAACGGCCAGCTCGTGGTGCTTGAGAGCACAACCTATCCGGGGACGACCGAGGAGATCATCGTCGAGACCATCAACCGGCACGGCCGCGCCAGAGGGGTGCGGGTGCTGCGCAGCGGGCCGGTGGCGGTGGGCGCCAGCCGCGCCTCCACCGCGCTGGACGGCGTGATGGTCGCTTTTTCTCCCGAGCGCGAGGATCCCGGCAATATGATTACGCCGCGCCGCGAGATCCCCAAGGTGATCGGCGGCGTCGACGCGCGCGCCACCGCGGCAGCCGCCGCGCTCTACGGCTCGGTCTTCGCCAGGACGGTCGAGGTCTCCACGCCCGCCGCGGCCGAGATGACCAAGCTGCTCGAAAACATCTACCGCTCGGTGAATATCGCGCTCGTCAACGAGATGAAGCAGCTCTGCCTGAAGATGGGCATCGACATCTGGGAGGTGATCGAGGCGGCCGGAACCAAGCCCTTCGGCTTCCAGGCCTTCTACCCCGGCCCCGGAGTCGGCGGACACTGCATCCCGGTCGACCCCTTCTACCTCAACTGGAAGGCAAAGCAGTTCGGCTTCCAGGCAAAGTTCATCGAGCTGGCAGGCGCGGTCAACGAGGCCATGCCGCAGTTCGTCATCGAGACCACGGCGCGCGCGCTGAAGCGCAAAGGCATCCCGCTCAAGGGAGCGAAGGTGCTTGTGCTCGGCGTCGCTTACAAGCGCGATGTCGACGACCTGCGCGAGTCGCCCGCGCTCGAGATCATCGAGATGCTCCGCCACCAGGGAGCCGAGGTCGCCTACAACGACCCCTTCTTCGAGAAGGTCGGCCACGGCCGCCACTACGCCCTCGACATGCGGTCCACGCCGCTCGACAAGGTAGGCGAGTTCGACTGCGTGCTGGTCCACACCGACCACTCGCTCTACGACTTCGCCGAGATCGTCGAACAGGCAAACCTGGTCATCGACACCCGTAACGCAACACGCGCGATCGACTCCTCGAAGATCGTTCACTGCTAA
- the hpnI gene encoding bacteriohopanetetrol glucosamine biosynthesis glycosyltransferase HpnI, with protein MLATWIAGVTALLAVAGIVYMALALWSARDFDRTVRRRAQTGEFAPGVTILKPVKGVDQRMYAGFVSHCKQEYSSAYEIVFGVSSMDDPAVAEIHRLMAEFPERAIRLVLCAQRLGTSGKVSNLVQMLPEARYEHVIVNDSDILVSPNYLTRVMNVFAPRGEAKPVGMVTAPYIGHSADRAGLWSRLEALGISTEFFPGVLTARKLEGGIRFGLGSTLATTKTALNAAGGLEPLVEYLADDYEMGARIAAAGYRVELCDEVVETSVPAYTFRGFVDHQLRWSRSTRDSRKLGYVGLGITYCQPWAIFACIASGFVFESFTLLTLAVLVRVAVALAIGVGMLGDRQVLRDLWLLPVRDLFALGFWAWSFAGDTIVWRGERFHLRNGRILK; from the coding sequence ATGCTGGCGACATGGATTGCAGGTGTCACGGCGCTGCTCGCCGTAGCCGGAATCGTCTACATGGCGCTGGCGCTTTGGAGCGCACGGGACTTCGACCGCACCGTGCGGCGACGCGCGCAGACTGGGGAGTTCGCCCCCGGCGTCACCATCCTGAAGCCGGTCAAGGGCGTGGACCAGCGCATGTACGCCGGGTTCGTCAGCCACTGCAAGCAGGAGTACTCCAGCGCCTACGAGATCGTCTTCGGCGTCTCGAGCATGGACGACCCCGCCGTCGCCGAGATCCACCGCCTGATGGCCGAGTTCCCCGAGCGTGCGATTCGGCTCGTGCTCTGCGCCCAACGGCTGGGCACCAGCGGCAAGGTCAGCAACCTGGTACAGATGTTGCCCGAGGCGCGGTACGAGCACGTGATCGTAAACGACAGCGACATCCTCGTCTCGCCAAACTATCTGACGCGCGTGATGAACGTCTTCGCGCCGCGCGGCGAAGCGAAGCCCGTCGGCATGGTCACCGCTCCCTACATCGGCCACAGCGCCGACCGCGCGGGCCTGTGGTCGCGGCTTGAAGCGCTGGGTATCTCCACCGAGTTCTTCCCCGGCGTGCTCACGGCGCGGAAGCTCGAAGGCGGCATCCGCTTTGGACTGGGCTCGACGCTGGCGACGACGAAGACTGCGCTCAACGCTGCCGGCGGGCTCGAACCCCTCGTCGAGTACCTCGCCGACGACTACGAGATGGGCGCGCGCATCGCCGCCGCCGGCTATCGCGTGGAGCTCTGCGACGAGGTGGTCGAGACCTCCGTACCCGCATATACCTTCCGCGGCTTCGTCGACCATCAGCTGCGCTGGTCGCGATCCACGCGCGACTCGCGCAAGCTCGGCTACGTGGGGCTTGGCATCACCTACTGCCAGCCGTGGGCCATCTTCGCCTGCATCGCCAGCGGCTTCGTCTTCGAGAGCTTCACGCTGCTCACCCTCGCCGTTCTGGTGCGCGTGGCCGTGGCGCTCGCGATCGGCGTCGGCATGCTCGGCGACCGCCAGGTGCTGCGCGACCTGTGGCTGTTGCCGGTGCGCGACCTGTTCGCCCTCGGCTTCTGGGCGTGGAGCTTCGCCGGCGACACCATCGTGTGGCGCGGCGAACGCTTCCACCTGCGCAACGGCCGCATATTGAAATAG